The following are encoded together in the Acidobacteriota bacterium genome:
- the leuB gene encoding 3-isopropylmalate dehydrogenase translates to MHATIALLPGDGIGPEVIDAAEAVLDAIADRHGHTLILTRSPFGAAALRNGDPPLPPETLETCRNADAVLLGAVGDPEFSEGPRERRPETGLLELRKALDVWANLRPALIWPGLEADCPLRPDRIAGVDLLIVRELIGGIYFGEPRGRNADGTAAFDTMRYSVREVERIARVAFEAARGRRRLVTSVDKANVLECSRLWREVVTAVASDYPDVTLEHQLVDSCTMRLVTEPASMDVLVAGNLFGDILSDEAGAVVGSLGLLPSASIGGDGGLFEPVHGSAPDIAGQDKANPIGAIASAAMLLRHALNADKEAAAIETAIGAALADGCRTADLPAANGAPPIGCTAMTRAILDRLP, encoded by the coding sequence ATGCACGCCACCATTGCACTGCTTCCGGGCGACGGTATCGGCCCGGAGGTCATCGACGCCGCAGAGGCGGTCCTCGATGCCATCGCGGACCGTCACGGCCACACCCTGATCCTTACCCGCTCACCGTTTGGGGCCGCCGCGCTGCGCAACGGCGACCCGCCGCTGCCGCCTGAGACCCTCGAGACGTGCCGCAACGCCGATGCGGTCCTGCTGGGAGCCGTCGGCGATCCGGAATTCTCGGAGGGCCCGCGCGAGCGGCGGCCCGAGACCGGACTGCTCGAGCTGCGCAAGGCGCTCGACGTCTGGGCGAACCTCCGGCCGGCGCTCATCTGGCCGGGTCTCGAAGCCGACTGTCCCCTCCGCCCGGATCGGATCGCCGGCGTCGACCTGCTGATCGTCCGCGAACTGATCGGCGGCATCTACTTCGGCGAGCCCCGCGGCCGGAACGCCGACGGGACCGCGGCGTTCGACACGATGCGCTACAGCGTGCGCGAGGTAGAACGCATCGCGCGCGTGGCGTTCGAGGCGGCCCGCGGCCGGCGGCGGCTTGTGACGTCGGTCGACAAGGCGAACGTGCTGGAGTGCTCGAGGCTGTGGCGCGAGGTGGTGACCGCCGTCGCCAGCGACTATCCCGACGTCACGCTTGAACATCAACTGGTCGATTCGTGCACCATGCGCCTCGTCACCGAGCCCGCGTCGATGGACGTGCTGGTCGCCGGCAACCTCTTCGGCGACATCCTCTCGGACGAGGCGGGAGCGGTGGTCGGCTCGCTCGGGCTGCTGCCGTCCGCCAGCATCGGCGGCGACGGCGGCCTGTTCGAACCGGTCCACGGCTCCGCTCCCGACATCGCCGGCCAGGACAAGGCGAACCCGATCGGCGCCATCGCTTCCGCCGCCATGCTCCTCCGGCACGCACTGAACGCGGACAAGGAGGCGGCCGCCATCGAAACGGCCATCGGCGCCGCCCTGGCCGACGGCTGCCGCACGGCGGATCTGCCGGCGGCCAACGGGGCGCCGCCGATCGGTTGCACCGCGATGACCCGGGCGATCCTCGATCGCCTGCCGTAA
- a CDS encoding ATP-binding cassette domain-containing protein has protein sequence MIEARGLSKYYGPFVAVENISFVIPQGQVVAFLGPNGAGKTTMMRMLTGYLAPSAGSGAIAGHDVLGDRIAASRHLGYLPENGPIYPDMTPLELLRFFGEARELPAERLKTRIEDVIDLCALELVVEKPIGKLSRGYRQRVGMAQALLHDPAVLIMDEPTAGLDPNQIRQFRENIQRLGRTKTLLISTHILHEAEAVADRVLLVNNGRLLFDGPVDELAEGGSLERPFYRLTGGGAAPGDGGEDHASGGEPAQEAAEAEADAGAEKEEATG, from the coding sequence ATGATCGAGGCGCGGGGGCTCTCGAAGTACTACGGGCCGTTTGTCGCCGTCGAGAACATTTCGTTCGTCATTCCCCAGGGGCAGGTCGTGGCCTTCCTCGGGCCGAACGGCGCCGGGAAGACGACGATGATGCGGATGCTGACCGGCTATCTCGCCCCCAGCGCGGGATCGGGGGCGATTGCCGGGCACGACGTGCTGGGCGACCGGATCGCGGCATCGCGCCACCTGGGATACCTGCCCGAGAACGGCCCGATCTATCCGGACATGACGCCGCTCGAGCTGCTGCGCTTCTTCGGCGAAGCGCGCGAGCTGCCGGCGGAACGCCTCAAGACGCGGATTGAAGACGTGATCGATCTCTGCGCCCTGGAGCTGGTGGTGGAAAAGCCGATCGGCAAGCTCTCGCGTGGCTACCGGCAGCGGGTCGGCATGGCCCAGGCCCTGCTGCATGACCCCGCGGTGCTGATCATGGACGAGCCTACCGCCGGACTCGATCCCAACCAGATCCGGCAGTTCCGCGAGAACATCCAGCGGCTTGGCCGGACCAAGACGCTGCTCATTTCGACCCACATCCTGCACGAGGCGGAGGCGGTGGCGGATCGCGTGCTGCTGGTCAACAACGGTCGGCTGCTCTTTGACGGGCCGGTGGACGAGCTGGCGGAGGGTGGATCGCTCGAGCGGCCGTTCTACCGGCTGACTGGCGGCGGCGCGGCGCCCGGTGACGGCGGCGAAGACCATGCGTCCGGCGGCGAGCCAGCGCAGGAGGCGGCGGAGGCAGAGGCAGACGCGGGCGCGGAGAAAGAGGAGGCAACGGGTTAA
- a CDS encoding ABC transporter, whose protein sequence is MLPRVNAAVVRAVARRDLRLYFSSPSGYVFITLFIFLSAAAAFWQDRFFLQNLANLDQLNSVFPYLLLFFVPALTMGVWSEEKKQGTDELLLTLPATDLEVVLGKYAAVLGIYTVSLGLSLSYVLVLFYLGSPDLGLMLSNYAGYWLAGGALIAVGMLASLLTRNATVAFIAGALFCTALVMVGDAVGAALPALEGPANALGVFFHFDDFAKGIISLTAILYFDAVTAFFLYLNVLVLSRRHWAPRAGGYPLWLHHVVRAAAVAVALVSVGVLVGRASVRLDVTAEQLHSLSPETRALIDELPADRPVFIQAYISPTAPEPFVQTRSNIISILEEIDAIAGPRVEVLIHDTEPFTDAAREARETFGILPRPVRNVSSARSEVEQLFLGLAFTCGAEEQVIGFFDVGLPAEYEIMRSIRVVARTERKRVGVVATMANLFGGTNFQQSQFTPQWSVIAELRKQYDVVEISPEAEIRQEVDALLVPLPSSLQTDEQGFVADYIRSGKPALILVDPLPAVDPTISPTEWVGDGNPFTYGQSGARPGPRGNVREWIGTLGVDWEPTRIVWDSYNPHPDLAHMPEDVVFLGAGNENEATFNTENPMTSQLQELVLLYPGFLHAADETDWTFEPLLRTGRISGTNGYFSLVRGTPFGPQVNPSPPREQDDDDYIVAARVQSAGSDELDIIVVADLDIIGEQFFQIREQAPGGLNFDNITFFLNAMDTLLEEDAFIDLRSRRARHRTLERVEAQTAEFIEQRTAEEQQAEADAEAALTEAQQRLNDRVAELQARTDIDAQTKQIMVRNLEEVENRRLEVLSTNINTEKETRVQASRETMESQIRRIQTTIKTFAILLPPVPVVAFGALVFVRRQRREREGAAAARRLRE, encoded by the coding sequence ATGCTGCCCCGAGTAAATGCGGCGGTCGTGAGGGCGGTGGCGCGTCGCGACCTCCGGCTCTACTTCAGCAGTCCGAGCGGCTACGTCTTCATAACGCTCTTCATTTTCCTGAGCGCGGCGGCGGCGTTCTGGCAAGACCGCTTCTTCCTGCAGAATCTCGCCAACCTCGATCAGTTGAACAGTGTCTTTCCCTACCTCCTTCTTTTCTTCGTGCCCGCCCTCACGATGGGGGTCTGGTCGGAGGAGAAGAAGCAGGGGACGGACGAGCTGCTGCTGACGCTGCCCGCGACCGACCTGGAGGTGGTGCTCGGGAAGTACGCGGCCGTGCTCGGCATCTATACCGTCTCGCTCGGGCTCTCGCTCAGCTACGTCCTCGTCCTCTTCTATCTCGGGAGTCCGGACCTGGGGTTGATGCTGAGCAACTACGCCGGCTACTGGCTGGCCGGCGGCGCGCTGATCGCGGTCGGCATGCTCGCGTCGCTTCTGACGCGCAACGCGACAGTGGCGTTCATCGCCGGCGCGCTCTTCTGCACGGCGCTGGTGATGGTAGGCGACGCCGTCGGCGCGGCGCTGCCGGCGCTCGAGGGCCCGGCCAACGCTCTCGGTGTCTTCTTCCACTTCGACGACTTCGCGAAGGGGATCATCAGCCTGACGGCGATCCTCTACTTCGATGCGGTCACCGCGTTCTTCCTTTATCTCAACGTCCTGGTGCTGAGCCGTCGCCACTGGGCGCCCAGAGCAGGCGGCTACCCGCTCTGGCTGCATCACGTCGTGCGCGCGGCGGCGGTAGCGGTGGCGTTGGTGAGCGTCGGCGTGCTCGTCGGCCGCGCGAGCGTCCGGCTGGACGTGACGGCGGAGCAGCTCCATTCACTCAGCCCCGAGACCCGCGCCCTGATCGACGAGCTGCCGGCGGACCGGCCGGTCTTCATCCAGGCCTACATCTCGCCAACCGCGCCCGAGCCATTCGTGCAGACGCGGTCGAACATCATCAGCATTCTGGAGGAGATAGACGCCATCGCGGGCCCGCGCGTCGAGGTTCTCATCCACGACACCGAGCCGTTCACCGACGCGGCGCGCGAGGCGCGCGAGACGTTCGGCATCCTGCCCCGCCCTGTCCGGAACGTCAGCTCGGCCCGATCCGAGGTGGAACAGCTATTCCTGGGCCTGGCCTTCACCTGTGGCGCCGAGGAGCAGGTGATCGGCTTCTTCGACGTCGGGCTGCCGGCCGAGTACGAAATCATGCGGAGCATTCGCGTGGTCGCCCGGACCGAGCGGAAGCGCGTCGGCGTCGTCGCCACGATGGCCAACCTGTTCGGCGGCACCAACTTCCAGCAGAGTCAGTTCACGCCCCAGTGGTCGGTGATCGCCGAGCTGCGGAAGCAGTACGACGTGGTGGAGATCAGTCCTGAGGCGGAGATCCGCCAGGAAGTGGACGCGCTGCTGGTGCCGCTGCCGTCGTCGCTCCAGACCGACGAGCAGGGCTTCGTCGCCGACTACATCCGGTCCGGCAAGCCGGCCCTCATCCTGGTCGATCCGCTGCCGGCGGTGGACCCGACGATCTCGCCCACCGAGTGGGTGGGCGACGGCAACCCGTTCACCTACGGACAGTCGGGCGCCCGGCCCGGTCCGCGCGGCAACGTCCGCGAATGGATCGGCACGCTCGGCGTCGACTGGGAGCCGACGCGCATCGTGTGGGACAGCTACAATCCCCACCCCGACCTCGCCCATATGCCCGAGGACGTCGTCTTCCTGGGGGCGGGAAACGAGAACGAGGCGACGTTCAACACCGAGAACCCGATGACGTCGCAACTGCAGGAGCTGGTGCTGCTCTATCCCGGGTTCCTGCACGCGGCCGACGAAACCGACTGGACGTTCGAGCCGCTGTTGCGGACCGGCCGGATCTCTGGCACCAACGGGTACTTCTCGCTGGTGCGCGGGACGCCGTTCGGGCCGCAGGTGAACCCGAGCCCGCCGCGCGAGCAGGATGACGACGACTACATCGTCGCCGCCCGCGTGCAGTCCGCTGGCAGCGACGAGTTGGACATCATCGTCGTCGCCGACCTCGACATCATCGGTGAGCAATTCTTCCAGATCCGGGAGCAAGCGCCAGGCGGGCTGAACTTCGACAACATCACGTTCTTTCTGAACGCCATGGACACGCTCCTCGAGGAGGACGCGTTCATCGATCTGCGCAGCCGCCGGGCGCGCCACCGGACGCTCGAGCGGGTGGAGGCGCAGACCGCCGAGTTCATCGAGCAGCGGACGGCCGAAGAGCAGCAGGCGGAGGCGGACGCCGAGGCGGCCCTCACCGAGGCGCAGCAGCGGCTGAACGACCGGGTCGCCGAACTGCAGGCGCGGACCGATATCGACGCGCAGACGAAGCAGATCATGGTGCGCAACCTCGAGGAGGTGGAGAACCGCCGGCTGGAGGTGCTCTCGACCAACATCAACACCGAGAAGGAAACGCGCGTGCAGGCGAGCCGCGAGACGATGGAGTCACAGATCCGGCGCATACAGACCACCATCAAGACCTTCGCCATCCTCCTGCCGCCCGTCCCGGTCGTGGCGTTCGGCGCCCTCGTCTTCGTCCGGCGCCAGCGGCGCGAGCGCGAAGGGGCCGCCGCCGCCCGGCGTCTGCGAGAATAG
- a CDS encoding 3-isopropylmalate dehydratase small subunit has protein sequence MSERKIDRIEGTALPLRGNNIDTDRIIPARYLKAITFDGLGAHAFEDDRESMPDHPFANPVHDAAAILVVNDNFGSGSSREHAPQALKRRGIAACVGESFSEIFLGNSTTIGLVCATASAQDIAFLQSLAEKAPSTRMTLSVEGLTIVAAGRSVELAVPDAVRHALLTGQWDATGLLLDDFEDVRGVAGSLPYATGF, from the coding sequence ATGAGCGAGAGGAAGATCGACCGTATCGAGGGAACCGCTCTCCCGCTTCGGGGCAACAACATCGACACCGACCGGATCATCCCGGCGCGCTACCTGAAGGCCATTACCTTCGATGGCCTGGGCGCGCACGCGTTCGAGGACGATCGGGAGTCGATGCCGGACCACCCGTTCGCGAATCCGGTCCATGACGCCGCGGCGATCCTGGTCGTGAACGACAACTTCGGCTCCGGCTCGTCGCGCGAGCATGCCCCGCAGGCACTGAAGCGGCGCGGCATCGCCGCGTGCGTCGGGGAGTCGTTCTCCGAGATCTTCCTGGGGAACTCGACGACTATCGGCCTGGTCTGCGCCACCGCGTCGGCGCAGGACATCGCCTTCCTGCAGTCGCTGGCGGAGAAGGCGCCGTCGACCCGAATGACGCTGAGCGTCGAGGGGCTCACGATCGTCGCGGCGGGCCGAAGCGTGGAGCTCGCCGTCCCCGACGCCGTCCGGCATGCGCTGCTGACCGGCCAGTGGGACGCGACCGGCCTCCTGCTCGACGACTTCGAAGACGTGCGCGGCGTCGCGGGCTCGCTCCCTTACGCCACCGGTTTCTAA
- a CDS encoding outer membrane beta-barrel protein, translating into MRRMAAALFALTLLAPAPAWAQETGIVAGEVSDQNLAITLPGVPVEVVGTTDIAYTDLDGRFRFELPAGTYELRIVMAGYAEQAVGIEVVDGQLTSVEVALTSNVFAEEVTVAAATIEADSSTAAAQMMMRMRAPAVQDNIGAIEMSANNDSNAADAMQRVTGVSVVEGQSVFVRGLGERYSNTTLAGATLPTTEPDRRVVPLDLFPSGLIDSVQVSKTYTPDKPSQFAGGLVEIVPMKLPDATSFEISAGGGWNSLTTGAMGLGYLGGANDWAGYDDGTRSLPAGFPDRKVTRAGRFSEGLGFTAADLERLGEQFSNVWDPVRQQLPLDQSYNALFGGRFGKLGVVATLRHSQSSQYSTERQTFYKVGAGGGIAPFNGPYDFEITEQAGTVGGVANVAYQFTPNQRLHFDNFLTHVGTNETRTFEGYNADAGNDIRNQRLWWVEEQILSHHFGGDHLFPALSNSRLDWKVAISRADRAEPDLREVLYESDPALQGFVLADESQSGLRQFNDLTDDSLEFGANWSALFEQWNGLASQVKFGGNYIDRERDFQSRRLRFVPRNTAGGFRAQALSDPRLAARLGIEPGEVSSIDLTLPAQQLFSAANIGEAFELKEETRGTDRYDAAQEVTSFYGMVDLPLSARARLVTGARIEQFRQDVETLDPFSGTIDQRSADVQRASLDETNLFPAVNLVYAVSPNQNIRAGYSQTVNRPEFREVSPFEFTDVVGGRAIVGNPNLNQSLIQNVDVRWEWFPGAEEVFSASFFYKQFDDPIERTVEPTAQLRTSFTNADTANNAGIELEARKLLTPFVLTGINYTYVDSEVTLSPAARQVQTSLVRPLAGTSANLFNAMVEVRGMGFSGRLLWNWFDDRISDVGSLGLPDIIETGRHSLDFVLSRRFARASLRVAFTNLTDQDYRFTQGRGPDAPVQRTYHLGRAVSFGVTYHP; encoded by the coding sequence ATGCGCAGGATGGCAGCCGCCCTGTTCGCGTTGACGCTACTCGCGCCGGCGCCGGCATGGGCCCAGGAAACGGGCATCGTGGCCGGGGAAGTGAGCGATCAGAACCTGGCGATCACGTTGCCTGGCGTGCCCGTCGAGGTGGTCGGCACGACCGACATTGCCTACACCGACCTCGACGGCCGCTTCCGCTTCGAGTTACCGGCCGGAACCTACGAGCTCCGCATCGTCATGGCGGGTTACGCGGAGCAGGCGGTGGGCATCGAGGTCGTGGACGGTCAGCTCACGTCGGTCGAAGTGGCGTTGACGTCAAACGTCTTCGCGGAAGAAGTGACGGTGGCCGCCGCGACGATCGAAGCCGATTCGTCGACCGCCGCGGCCCAGATGATGATGCGGATGCGGGCGCCGGCGGTGCAGGACAATATCGGCGCCATCGAGATGTCGGCGAACAACGACTCGAACGCCGCCGACGCGATGCAGCGCGTCACCGGCGTCTCGGTTGTCGAGGGGCAATCGGTCTTCGTCCGCGGCCTCGGCGAGCGCTACAGCAACACGACGCTGGCCGGCGCGACGCTGCCGACGACCGAGCCCGACCGCCGGGTCGTCCCGCTCGACCTCTTCCCGAGCGGCCTGATCGACAGCGTGCAGGTGAGCAAGACCTACACGCCGGACAAGCCGTCGCAGTTCGCCGGCGGCCTCGTCGAGATCGTGCCGATGAAGCTGCCCGACGCCACGTCGTTCGAGATCTCGGCGGGCGGCGGCTGGAACAGCCTGACCACCGGGGCGATGGGCCTCGGCTATCTCGGGGGCGCCAACGACTGGGCGGGCTACGACGACGGCACGCGGTCGCTGCCGGCTGGCTTCCCGGACCGAAAGGTGACCCGCGCGGGCCGCTTCTCGGAAGGGCTTGGCTTCACCGCGGCGGATCTGGAGCGGCTGGGCGAGCAGTTTTCGAATGTCTGGGATCCGGTCCGGCAGCAACTGCCACTCGACCAGTCCTACAACGCGCTGTTCGGCGGGCGCTTCGGCAAGCTGGGCGTGGTCGCGACGCTGCGCCATTCGCAGAGCTCGCAGTACTCGACAGAGCGGCAGACGTTCTACAAGGTGGGCGCGGGCGGCGGCATCGCGCCATTCAACGGCCCCTACGACTTCGAGATAACCGAGCAGGCGGGCACGGTGGGCGGCGTCGCCAACGTCGCCTACCAGTTCACGCCGAACCAGCGGCTCCACTTCGACAATTTCCTGACGCATGTCGGCACCAACGAGACGCGGACGTTCGAGGGGTACAACGCCGACGCCGGAAACGACATCCGGAACCAGCGGCTCTGGTGGGTGGAGGAGCAGATCCTCAGCCACCACTTCGGCGGCGACCACCTGTTCCCCGCGCTGTCGAACAGCCGGCTCGACTGGAAGGTGGCCATCTCGCGCGCCGACCGCGCCGAGCCGGACCTGCGCGAGGTGCTTTACGAGTCCGATCCCGCGCTGCAGGGTTTCGTGCTCGCCGACGAGTCGCAGAGCGGTTTGCGTCAGTTCAACGACCTGACGGATGACAGCCTGGAGTTCGGCGCCAACTGGAGTGCGCTCTTCGAACAGTGGAACGGCCTGGCGTCGCAAGTGAAGTTCGGCGGCAACTACATCGACCGCGAGCGTGACTTCCAGTCGCGGCGGCTGCGGTTCGTGCCGCGGAATACCGCTGGCGGCTTCCGTGCCCAGGCCCTCAGCGATCCGCGCCTCGCGGCTCGGCTCGGCATCGAGCCCGGCGAGGTTTCGAGCATCGATCTGACGCTTCCCGCACAGCAGCTCTTCTCGGCCGCGAACATCGGCGAGGCGTTCGAGCTCAAGGAGGAAACCCGGGGCACCGACCGCTACGACGCGGCGCAGGAAGTCACGTCGTTCTACGGCATGGTCGACCTGCCGCTGTCGGCCCGCGCCCGCCTCGTGACCGGCGCCCGCATCGAACAATTCCGGCAGGATGTCGAAACGCTCGACCCCTTTTCCGGGACCATCGATCAGCGGTCGGCCGACGTGCAGCGCGCGTCGCTCGACGAGACGAACCTCTTCCCGGCGGTCAATCTCGTGTATGCCGTCAGCCCGAACCAGAACATCCGCGCCGGCTACAGCCAGACCGTCAATCGGCCGGAGTTCCGCGAGGTGTCGCCGTTCGAGTTCACCGACGTCGTAGGCGGCCGCGCCATCGTCGGCAACCCGAACCTGAACCAGTCGCTCATCCAGAACGTCGACGTGCGGTGGGAGTGGTTCCCGGGCGCAGAGGAAGTCTTCTCGGCCAGCTTCTTCTACAAGCAGTTCGACGACCCGATTGAGCGGACGGTCGAACCTACGGCGCAGTTGCGGACATCGTTCACGAATGCGGACACCGCGAACAACGCCGGCATCGAGCTCGAGGCGCGAAAGCTCCTGACTCCGTTCGTGCTGACGGGGATCAACTACACCTACGTCGACTCCGAGGTGACGCTTTCCCCTGCCGCCCGACAGGTCCAGACGTCGCTTGTCCGCCCGCTGGCCGGCACCTCGGCGAACCTGTTCAACGCCATGGTCGAAGTGCGCGGCATGGGCTTCTCCGGCCGTCTCCTCTGGAACTGGTTCGACGACCGGATCAGCGACGTCGGGTCGCTTGGTCTGCCCGACATCATCGAGACGGGTCGCCACTCTCTCGACTTCGTCCTGTCGAGACGGTTCGCCCGCGCGAGCCTGCGGGTGGCGTTCACGAACCTGACGGATCAGGACTACAGGTTCACGCAGGGCAGGGGCCCGGATGCTCCGGTTCAGCGGACCTACCACCTCGGGCGTGCGGTGAGCTTCGGCGTCACCTACCACCCCTAG
- the leuC gene encoding 3-isopropylmalate dehydratase large subunit has product MAQTLLQKVWDLHTVRKLPDGRTQLFIGLHLVHEVTSPQAFDMLRQRGIGVAFPERTHATVDHIIPTLDQRRPFADDLAEQMMSALERNCREFDIPFSDLSTDRQGIVHVIGPELGLTQPGMTIACGDSHTSTHGAFGAVAFGIGTSQVRDVLASQCLAIDPLRVRRINVTGTLGAGVYAKDVILEIIARLGVRGGVGYAYEYGGAAIDAMSMDERMTICNMSIEGGARIGYVNPDETAFAYLKGRPLAPSGDAFDRACAWWRSMASDGDAAYDDVVTLDGPAIEPRVTWGINPGQSVGVTERIPDPAAAGVDADAVGEALEFMGFAAGAPIAGTKVDVAFVGSCTNSRLSDLREAARVVRGRRVAPHVRALAVPGSKQVRQAAEAEGLHEVFAEAGFEWRGAGCSMCLAMNPDRLNGREVCASSSNRNFKGRQGSPTGRTLLMSPAMVAAAAVSGEVADVRGMLN; this is encoded by the coding sequence ATGGCACAGACACTCTTGCAGAAGGTGTGGGACCTCCACACGGTACGGAAGCTGCCCGACGGGAGAACGCAGCTCTTCATCGGCCTCCATCTGGTTCACGAGGTGACGTCGCCGCAGGCGTTCGACATGCTGCGCCAGCGCGGCATCGGCGTCGCCTTCCCGGAGCGGACCCACGCGACGGTCGACCACATCATCCCGACGCTCGATCAACGGCGTCCCTTCGCCGACGATCTGGCCGAGCAGATGATGTCGGCGCTCGAGCGGAACTGCCGGGAATTCGACATTCCGTTCTCGGACCTCTCGACCGACCGGCAGGGGATCGTCCACGTGATCGGCCCGGAACTCGGCCTGACGCAACCGGGCATGACGATCGCCTGCGGGGACAGCCACACGTCCACCCACGGCGCGTTCGGCGCCGTGGCGTTCGGCATCGGCACGTCGCAGGTGCGCGACGTCCTGGCGTCGCAGTGCCTGGCGATCGATCCGCTCAGGGTGCGGCGCATCAACGTGACCGGCACGCTCGGCGCAGGTGTCTACGCGAAGGACGTCATCCTGGAGATCATCGCGCGGCTTGGGGTGCGCGGCGGCGTCGGCTACGCGTACGAGTACGGCGGCGCGGCGATCGACGCGATGTCGATGGACGAGCGGATGACCATCTGCAACATGTCCATCGAGGGCGGCGCTCGGATCGGCTACGTCAACCCGGACGAGACGGCGTTCGCCTACCTGAAGGGACGTCCCCTTGCGCCGTCCGGCGACGCCTTCGACCGGGCGTGCGCCTGGTGGCGGTCGATGGCGTCGGACGGGGACGCGGCGTACGACGACGTGGTGACGCTGGACGGCCCCGCGATCGAACCGCGCGTCACCTGGGGAATCAACCCGGGCCAGTCGGTCGGGGTGACGGAGCGGATCCCCGATCCGGCCGCCGCCGGCGTCGACGCCGACGCGGTCGGAGAGGCGCTCGAGTTCATGGGATTCGCGGCCGGCGCGCCAATCGCGGGGACGAAGGTGGATGTCGCTTTCGTCGGCTCCTGCACCAACTCGCGCCTTTCCGATCTGCGCGAGGCAGCGCGGGTAGTGCGTGGACGTCGCGTCGCGCCGCACGTCCGCGCGCTCGCCGTGCCGGGCTCCAAGCAGGTGCGGCAGGCGGCCGAGGCGGAGGGGCTGCACGAGGTGTTCGCGGAAGCCGGCTTCGAGTGGCGTGGGGCGGGCTGTTCCATGTGCCTGGCGATGAACCCGGACCGGCTGAACGGACGCGAGGTATGTGCATCGTCCTCCAACCGCAACTTCAAGGGACGCCAGGGAAGCCCGACGGGGCGGACGTTGTTGATGAGCCCGGCGATGGTGGCGGCCGCCGCGGTCAGCGGCGAAGTGGCGGACGTGCGGGGGATGCTCAACTAG
- a CDS encoding 2-isopropylmalate synthase has protein sequence MAADRLIIFDTTLRDGEQSPGFSMNTEEKIRLGRQIATLGADIIEAGFPIASDDDAHAVSRIATEIQGPVIAALARCNPADIDRAGESLAPATRSRIHTFIATSDLHLERKLRISREQCLAAVTAGVTQARSYTDDVEFSAEDATRSDLDFLCRVVDAAIAAGATTINLPDTVGYCTPEEIEEFFTDVRGKVRDADQVIFSAHCHDDLGLAVANSLAAMRAGCRQVECTINGIGERAGNASLEEIVMATKVKPERVPFRTSITTTELVRTSRLLSELTEQPVQANKAIVGRNAFAHEAGIHQDGVIKDRRTYEIMKPEDVGVESTLVLGKHSGRHAVKKRCEDLGYTLSRFELDRVYREVIALADRQKTVEDDDVAAIVERVRAALGDAPAAAVLAGDRA, from the coding sequence ATGGCAGCAGACCGACTGATCATCTTTGACACGACGTTGCGGGACGGCGAGCAGTCGCCCGGCTTTTCGATGAACACGGAAGAGAAGATCCGGCTGGGACGGCAAATCGCGACGCTCGGCGCCGACATCATCGAAGCGGGCTTTCCGATCGCGTCCGACGACGACGCGCACGCCGTCTCGCGAATCGCTACCGAGATCCAGGGACCGGTGATCGCGGCGCTGGCCCGCTGCAACCCGGCCGACATCGACCGGGCGGGCGAATCGCTTGCGCCAGCCACCCGGTCGCGAATCCACACGTTCATCGCCACTTCCGACCTGCACCTCGAGCGGAAGCTGCGGATCAGCCGGGAGCAGTGCCTCGCCGCGGTGACCGCCGGCGTCACCCAGGCGCGCAGCTACACCGACGACGTCGAGTTCTCGGCGGAGGATGCGACGCGCAGCGATCTCGACTTCCTCTGCCGGGTAGTGGACGCCGCGATCGCCGCGGGCGCGACCACCATCAACCTGCCGGACACGGTCGGCTACTGCACGCCCGAGGAGATAGAGGAGTTCTTCACCGACGTTCGCGGCAAGGTGCGCGACGCCGACCAGGTGATCTTCAGCGCCCATTGCCATGACGACCTGGGGCTCGCGGTGGCCAACTCGCTGGCCGCCATGCGGGCCGGTTGCCGGCAGGTGGAATGCACGATCAACGGCATCGGCGAGCGGGCGGGCAACGCTTCGCTCGAAGAAATCGTGATGGCGACGAAGGTGAAGCCGGAGCGCGTGCCGTTCCGAACGTCGATCACGACGACCGAGCTGGTCCGGACCAGCCGCCTGCTCTCCGAGCTGACCGAGCAGCCCGTGCAGGCGAACAAGGCCATCGTCGGGCGCAACGCCTTCGCCCACGAAGCGGGCATCCACCAGGACGGCGTCATCAAGGATCGCCGAACCTACGAGATCATGAAGCCGGAAGACGTCGGCGTCGAGTCGACCCTCGTCCTCGGCAAGCATTCCGGCCGGCACGCCGTCAAGAAGCGGTGCGAGGACCTCGGCTACACGTTGAGCCGGTTCGAACTCGACCGTGTCTACCGCGAAGTGATCGCGCTCGCGGACCGGCAGAAGACGGTGGAGGACGACGACGTGGCCGCCATCGTGGAGCGCGTCCGGGCGGCGCTCGGCGATGCACCGGCGGCCGCCGTCCTGGCGGGCGACCGCGCCTGA